GAGTATAAAAAAATCTGGCTGAGAGGGGTGGATTCGAACCACCACTACGTGATCCAGAGTCACGCGTCCTACCCTTAGACGACCTCTCAGCGCCCTTTAATCATACCATCCTCTCGGCCAGATTTCAAGAGCAATCTCAACCGTTAGAACGGTTTTCCGTGCTGTATACCTTGGGGTGGTTTTTGGTTTTGTATTTCCCTGTTGGGTAGAAAACCACTGGAGTGAAAATGAACGGTGCATCATTTTTGCTGAGCATCATAGTGTCAGGTTTTGACACTCCTTTGTGGTAGAATGTGCTGGTAACATTGAGGGGGTGAAGGCGTGTTAGAGGGAGTGCGGCAGATAGGGAAAACGTATCGGGGAAGTGTGGAAGGTGGTTTTGCTTTCAGTTTAATTAAAGAAGTGGAGCAGAGAAAAGAAACGCAGTCGAAAAAGCACCTTCTCAGGTTAGACTTCTGGCCCAAGGAGGATAACCTTGAACTCTCCTTTCTGGAAATCAATGAGCGGACTTCTGGAGAATACCTTTGGGTGGGTCATCGTAAAGGTAACGTTCCTCAAGACAGGCTGACTGCCAGTAACGTTCAGTATATCTTATTTGGTTCGCTATTCAATCTTAAAAATAGCCTTCCAAAGGGAAGGTTGAAAGAAACCCTGGAAGAACTGGTGAAACGCTTTTTTGTTCAGGTAAAAGTAAAGGACAAAACGCTCCAGGTTCTTGATTTCCGAAAAATCAAAGGATTTCCTCCCGATGTGCCCTGGCCTCCGAGAGAAGAACCAAAAAAGTTTCAGAGTGAGTACAAAAAGATTTTTTTTCGACACTTGAAAGATAGCTTTGGTTTTTCAGAAGATGATTTTGGTCTTTTTGCGATCACCATTGAGGGGAAAAAACCTTCGGAGATTGAAGAGTACGTGGCATACCTTGAGCAGGCGATGATCGAAGAGCAGTTTGAGGAGTCTTTGCATGGGATTTGCTCCGTATGCGGTCAAAAAGAAGAGCTCACCTGGGATACCACCAGTTTCCCAGACAAATTTTACATCACCAAACTGATTATCTTTTCTTCAGAACTTCTGGGTAAAAAGGGTAAAGAAGGCTTTGCCAAAAATTTTGCCCTCTGTCGGGAGTGTTACAGAGAACTCCTCACCGGGATGAACTATTTGCGAAACTACCTCAATACCCAGCTGGCTGGTAACACTCTCTACCTTATCCCTGGTCTTTTTTTCCATCCGGTGGGGAAAACCCTGACCGAAAAGTGGATGGATTTTTCCAAACGCTACTTTACCTCAACCTTCACTCCAGAAGCGTTTTTAGAGTTTGAGGAAAAGGTCGAGCAAAAACTGGAGGATTACCGGGAGTTTGAAGAGCT
The genomic region above belongs to Atribacterota bacterium and contains:
- a CDS encoding TIGR02556 family CRISPR-associated protein; the encoded protein is MLEGVRQIGKTYRGSVEGGFAFSLIKEVEQRKETQSKKHLLRLDFWPKEDNLELSFLEINERTSGEYLWVGHRKGNVPQDRLTASNVQYILFGSLFNLKNSLPKGRLKETLEELVKRFFVQVKVKDKTLQVLDFRKIKGFPPDVPWPPREEPKKFQSEYKKIFFRHLKDSFGFSEDDFGLFAITIEGKKPSEIEEYVAYLEQAMIEEQFEESLHGICSVCGQKEELTWDTTSFPDKFYITKLIIFSSELLGKKGKEGFAKNFALCRECYRELLTGMNYLRNYLNTQLAGNTLYLIPGLFFHPVGKTLTEKWMDFSKRYFTSTFTPEAFLEFEEKVEQKLEDYREFEELIDYTYVDLLFYSINQSAFKIKKLIREVPLRRVRAIKGVFREVQKLGEELLGNGKDWFLSLNGMYYLLPIRSGEEVEHRKILELYESLFLGYPVDRKILVRFFLTLAQVCFFERQGYNVKPGSKP